The following proteins are co-located in the Halarcobacter sp. genome:
- a CDS encoding PAS domain-containing sensor histidine kinase, whose amino-acid sequence MYFKRLLNWYILLAVVLVVIIVVFFKTFENKEKNLVLKNTTLKLDNIYQKYLQNMKEYNEILFFNHIISNSKLNNLLVKDDNKSLEDINFIKNSLNDLSRFFKTYNIDEISIYSKNFKPIYSSKYKIEKIDLTDSYKKIFKDIVKNKKDISSIVVSNASVSLKIFKPLLDENHSLRGIFETSIDLSKFSHKIFINEDINVKYIFKKSILEKYLDAKFLENYLPYSYDKNYLYKKSFFGSRNTNNLDKSEIEANLNKEIRFNLISIKNNQTYLNSFIPISKYFSDEKIGYIVFTTKFFNYSEILYKYNLLMLFTIFSLLFIFIVFDQYNRRKKLFYKLQLKLNSITKSIDKYVIFVETDIEGIITYCSQAFCDISGYKKNEIIGRPMSIVRNPDISKKFFESMWEKISQGKTWEGEIKNLDKNGNSYWEKGVISPIYSFNKKIIGYRAIKVNITDEKQLQKVNSLLKKELFFKLNEIKTIDQLKVDESKIKLMSQILDTFSSEWKKPISNISSNLLEFENRVDTARYTKNDLKEFILNQKEEIKYLSINLNEFRKLFIDSDKNDKYNIYEVIKSAIDSFSDENIVFEFKGDDSIENYGVFYDLKKVVSGIVINSIDAFKSKKIEDKKITIQLIEGEDTATLKISDNAGGIPKEILPKIFDYNFSTKYHTKVEGLPLYLAKLIIEKSDGKMWVENIENGCCFFIELKIKDKRSEKREFI is encoded by the coding sequence ATGTATTTTAAGAGATTATTAAATTGGTATATTCTCTTAGCTGTTGTTTTAGTTGTAATTATTGTAGTATTTTTTAAGACTTTTGAAAATAAAGAAAAAAATTTAGTTTTAAAAAATACAACTTTAAAGCTTGATAATATTTACCAAAAATACCTACAAAATATGAAAGAGTATAATGAAATACTCTTTTTTAATCACATTATTAGTAATAGTAAGTTAAATAATTTACTAGTAAAAGATGATAATAAGTCTCTAGAAGATATTAATTTTATTAAAAATAGTCTAAATGATTTATCAAGATTTTTTAAAACTTATAATATTGATGAAATATCTATTTATTCAAAAAATTTTAAACCTATTTATAGTAGTAAATATAAGATTGAAAAAATAGATTTAACAGATTCATATAAAAAAATTTTTAAAGATATTGTTAAAAATAAAAAAGATATATCATCTATTGTAGTTTCAAATGCAAGTGTTTCATTAAAAATATTTAAACCCTTACTTGATGAAAACCATTCTCTTCGAGGTATTTTTGAAACTTCAATTGATTTATCTAAATTTTCCCATAAAATATTTATAAATGAAGATATAAATGTAAAATATATCTTTAAAAAATCTATTTTAGAAAAATATTTAGATGCAAAATTTTTAGAAAATTATTTACCATATAGTTATGATAAAAACTATCTTTACAAAAAATCATTTTTTGGTAGTAGAAACACTAATAATTTAGATAAAAGTGAAATTGAGGCTAATCTAAACAAAGAAATTAGATTTAATTTAATTTCAATAAAAAATAATCAAACATATTTAAATAGTTTTATTCCAATCTCTAAATATTTTTCAGATGAAAAAATAGGATATATTGTTTTTACTACTAAATTTTTTAATTATTCAGAAATCTTATACAAATACAATTTATTAATGTTATTTACAATTTTTTCTCTATTATTTATTTTTATTGTATTTGATCAATACAATAGAAGAAAAAAACTTTTTTATAAACTACAATTAAAACTAAATAGCATAACAAAAAGTATTGATAAGTATGTAATCTTTGTTGAAACAGACATAGAAGGTATAATTACTTATTGTTCACAAGCTTTTTGTGATATTAGTGGATATAAAAAAAATGAAATAATTGGAAGACCTATGAGTATTGTTAGAAATCCAGATATCTCAAAGAAGTTTTTTGAAAGTATGTGGGAGAAAATATCTCAGGGCAAAACTTGGGAAGGTGAAATTAAAAATTTAGATAAAAATGGAAATTCTTATTGGGAGAAAGGTGTTATCTCTCCTATATATTCTTTTAATAAAAAAATTATAGGTTATAGAGCAATTAAAGTAAATATTACTGATGAGAAACAATTACAAAAAGTAAACAGTTTATTAAAAAAAGAGTTGTTTTTTAAATTAAATGAGATAAAAACAATTGACCAATTAAAAGTTGATGAATCTAAAATTAAATTGATGAGTCAAATACTAGATACTTTTTCAAGTGAGTGGAAAAAACCTATATCAAATATAAGTTCAAACCTATTGGAGTTTGAAAATAGAGTTGATACAGCAAGATATACAAAAAATGATTTGAAAGAGTTTATATTAAATCAAAAAGAAGAGATCAAATATTTATCAATAAACCTAAATGAGTTTAGAAAGTTATTTATAGATAGTGATAAAAATGATAAATATAACATATATGAGGTTATTAAATCTGCAATAGATTCTTTTAGTGATGAAAATATTGTTTTTGAATTTAAAGGGGATGATTCTATAGAAAACTATGGTGTTTTTTATGATTTAAAAAAAGTTGTATCGGGAATTGTTATAAACTCAATTGATGCTTTCAAAAGTAAAAAGATTGAAGATAAAAAAATAACTATTCAATTAATAGAAGGGGAAGATACAGCCACACTAAAAATATCAGATAATGCAGGTGGAATTCCAAAAGAGATACTTCCAAAGATATTTGATTATAACTTTAGTACAAAATATCATACTAAAGTTGAAGGCTTACCTTTATATCTTGCAAAACTTATTATAGAAAAATCTGATGGAAAGATGTGGGTTGAAAATATAGAAAATGGATGTTGTTTTTTTATAGAGTTAAAAATAAAAGATAAAAGAAGTGAAAAAAGAGAATTTATATGA